The DNA segment TGTTAATTTCAGCTTCTAGGTTAATTTAAGTCAATATCAGTGTCTATTTGCATGCACTTATAATCTTTATATGAATTTGGATTACCATTTGGTGGTTTCTATTTATTGTGCATTAGATGTGACCTTTTCGCTGTGAAGTTGAAGTTTCTTCTGCATACGATATTATGGCTTTTAAAATCCTGTGAATTAATAAAATCTGTAGATTAATGGCCTTTCTATTCAGCTTTGGTTATTGCTTTTCCATTATTCAGTATTATATTATAGCTGTTTTCACTTGGAATATTTACTTTCTTGGCATGCTTAGTCATTGACTGCCAACAGAGTTCATGATATTCAGTAGATAAATTATGTGTAATGCATTGTTTTGCCCATAAGCTTCGAAAGGGCAGATCTCCTGAGAATAGATGCTTCTATGACTTAAATTGATGCTTTTACAAATCTGCCACATGCGCACACAGTTATAAGTTTATATGTATTCTTTTTACCATGTTACATTACCACGAGTTTGATCCCAAGTATTTGGGGTTTAGTTGTATGCGAAATTTTGAAGTGAGCTTGAGCCTGTAATTGTTTTGTTAAGCACTGGTAACTGACTAATTTCAGCTTCACTTTCAATCTAATTTGGTTTTTGCATCTTTCCTTTAGGTGAATCTCAGTATTAAGAAAACGAAGAAGAGGGGAGATTTTTGCATTTTCCAGTGAATCCCAGTCATATATATCATCTCATTTTGCTCAGTACTTGTTCCCTGTCTTTTTTTCCTTTGGTTTTAGTTTCTAGGTTATTTGAGATTATTCTCAGTTTCTAGgttaatttcaatttcaatttcaaattctTGCATTTGGAATAAGTATTTTGAAATTTGACTTGAAATTTCAGGCCTCTAATTCACTCAACCAATTTTTTCTTGAATGTCAGGTAAATGTTGCTAGATATGGCATACGGAAATAAATATCATAAGCAATCAATGATGGCTGCCACCTTAATTTTACATTATGGCAAGTGCTGTGTGCATTTAGAGGGTAGAGACTCATAGGTTGTTAATAGGAACTAAATTTTTGAACTAATTTGGATATGCAATATATTGATATTATATAGTTATTATGTATGCCTACATTAATTGTCTTAATTCTTTGAGTCATAGTTATACATTTTTCATCATCTAAATTTTGCTTTATGATTGTACTGCATTCTTAAAATTTCTATTTCAAATTTCCAGGTTTTTGGTAATATGATATTCTCTTTCCaatagattttatttttttcatggaGATAGATCTTGAGCTGCCTTCAAACGAGCAGGAGAAACTAAATACTGGATCAAATAAAAGTATTGATGTCATGGATAGTGCATACAGGTTGCATGTTACTGAAGAGGAGATATATTCTCCTGCAGGTGAATATGTTGAGGAAGCCTGCAGGCCAAATGAAAATGAATGTTGTCCTGGTGATGGAGATCACGTGGAAGGGAATATTGTCCGAGCTGATGCTGTTAACAAAGGTGTAATTATTGAGCCCCAAAATGGTTTGGAATTTGAAACAAAGGAGGCGGCATATTCTTTCTACAGAGAATATGCTCGATCTGTAGGATTTGGCATCACAATAAAAGCCAGTCGACGATctaaaaaatctggaaaatttattGATGTAAAAATTGCATGTTCTAGATTTGGAAGCAAGCGCGAGTCGAGTGCAACTGTCAATCCGCGATCATGCATAAAGACAGATTGCAAAGCAGGTATGCACATGAAGAGAACGCAGGAAGAAAAGTGGATTATATATAGTTTCATAAGGGAGCATAACCATGAGATTTGTCCAGATGATTTTTATAATTCCATTCAGGGACGAAATAAGCAATCTGGTGTAATTGCATGCCAAAAGAAAGGGCTGCAGTTGGCTTTAGATGAGGACGATATACAAGTCATGCTTGAGCATTTTATGTGCATGCAGGcccaaaatcataatttcttttaTTCATTAGATATTGACCATGAAAAacgtttgagaaatgtgttctggaTCGATGCGAAAGGCAGGCATGATTACAATTTTTTCTGTGATGTTGTTTTCTTTGATACCTTTTATGTTAGAAGCAAATATAAGGTTCCTTATGCTCCCATTATTGGAGTCAACCACCACTTTCAATCCATTTTACTTGGATGTGCATTGATTGGAGAGCAGACTACATCGACTTTCATTTGGTTAATGCAGACATGGCGTAAAGCAGTGGGTGGTCAAGCTCCTAAAGTAATTATTACTGAGcaagagaaatgcttaaatgaagcTGTTTCAAGTGTGTTTCCTGATACATGCCACTGTTTTTGTTTATGGCATATATTGAGTAAGATGCCTGAAAATTTGTCTTGTGTTGCAAATGAAGGTGAAACTTTTATGGCCAAATTCAATAAATGCATTTATAGGTCTTGGACAGATGAGCAATTTGAAAAGAGATGGTGGAAATTAGTTGATAAGTTTGAACTACAGGATAACGAATGGGTTCACTCATTATTTCAAGATCGTAAACGATGGGTTCCAACATATATGCAAGATACATTTTTAGCTGGAATGTCTACAACTGAGCGATATGGAAGTATAGCCTCTTTCTTTGACAGGTATATTCACAGGGAAAGTACATTCAAGGAGTTTATGGAGCAGTATAAAATATTTTTGGAAGACTGGATTGAAATGGAAGCCAAAGCTGATTTCGTAACACGAAACAAACAACCTGCATTAAGATCTCACTCGTCATTTGAGAAACAAATGTTGGGAGTCTATACAGATGCAGTATTTAAGAAATTTCAGGTTGAGGTTTTGGGAGCAGT comes from the Hevea brasiliensis isolate MT/VB/25A 57/8 chromosome 5, ASM3005281v1, whole genome shotgun sequence genome and includes:
- the LOC110657072 gene encoding protein FAR1-RELATED SEQUENCE 2 isoform X2 — translated: MDSAYRLHVTEEEIYSPAGEYVEEACRPNENECCPGDGDHVEGNIVRADAVNKGVIIEPQNGLEFETKEAAYSFYREYARSVGFGITIKASRRSKKSGKFIDVKIACSRFGSKRESSATVNPRSCIKTDCKAGMHMKRTQEEKWIIYSFIREHNHEICPDDFYNSIQGRNKQSGVIACQKKGLQLALDEDDIQVMLEHFMCMQAQNHNFFYSLDIDHEKRLRNVFWIDAKGRHDYNFFCDVVFFDTFYVRSKYKVPYAPIIGVNHHFQSILLGCALIGEQTTSTFIWLMQTWRKAVGGQAPKVIITEQEKCLNEAVSSVFPDTCHCFCLWHILSKMPENLSCVANEGETFMAKFNKCIYRSWTDEQFEKRWWKLVDKFELQDNEWVHSLFQDRKRWVPTYMQDTFLAGMSTTERYGSIASFFDRYIHRESTFKEFMEQYKIFLEDWIEMEAKADFVTRNKQPALRSHSSFEKQMLGVYTDAVFKKFQVEVLGAVSCQLQKESEDGATCNFQVDDFEERHNFLVMWNEAASDIRCLCRSFEYRGFLCKHAILVLQMSGVSNIPSPYILKRWTKDAKITQSVSEISNGLPYRVQRFNDLCKRAIKLCEAGSLCEEAYHIAFQALEEVLRSCVSVNNSVRSASEPNSLAVHGFLNIEEENRSSNMAKSSKKKKIYKKKKVLSEPEGITVGLKDSYQQLEQINSRAHTTENCYVPQQDMQDMELGSRAQTLDDFYGPQHGMQGTGQLNSISPMRDGYHQGLPGMGQLHSILTCVSSYGAQQSMQALGQLGFRVPTVQGCFHIQSNLQDMERPVGSTQYHRVAPKHLNDKRHSH
- the LOC110657072 gene encoding protein FAR1-RELATED SEQUENCE 2 isoform X1 — protein: MEIDLELPSNEQEKLNTGSNKSIDVMDSAYRLHVTEEEIYSPAGEYVEEACRPNENECCPGDGDHVEGNIVRADAVNKGVIIEPQNGLEFETKEAAYSFYREYARSVGFGITIKASRRSKKSGKFIDVKIACSRFGSKRESSATVNPRSCIKTDCKAGMHMKRTQEEKWIIYSFIREHNHEICPDDFYNSIQGRNKQSGVIACQKKGLQLALDEDDIQVMLEHFMCMQAQNHNFFYSLDIDHEKRLRNVFWIDAKGRHDYNFFCDVVFFDTFYVRSKYKVPYAPIIGVNHHFQSILLGCALIGEQTTSTFIWLMQTWRKAVGGQAPKVIITEQEKCLNEAVSSVFPDTCHCFCLWHILSKMPENLSCVANEGETFMAKFNKCIYRSWTDEQFEKRWWKLVDKFELQDNEWVHSLFQDRKRWVPTYMQDTFLAGMSTTERYGSIASFFDRYIHRESTFKEFMEQYKIFLEDWIEMEAKADFVTRNKQPALRSHSSFEKQMLGVYTDAVFKKFQVEVLGAVSCQLQKESEDGATCNFQVDDFEERHNFLVMWNEAASDIRCLCRSFEYRGFLCKHAILVLQMSGVSNIPSPYILKRWTKDAKITQSVSEISNGLPYRVQRFNDLCKRAIKLCEAGSLCEEAYHIAFQALEEVLRSCVSVNNSVRSASEPNSLAVHGFLNIEEENRSSNMAKSSKKKKIYKKKKVLSEPEGITVGLKDSYQQLEQINSRAHTTENCYVPQQDMQDMELGSRAQTLDDFYGPQHGMQGTGQLNSISPMRDGYHQGLPGMGQLHSILTCVSSYGAQQSMQALGQLGFRVPTVQGCFHIQSNLQDMERPVGSTQYHRVAPKHLNDKRHSH